Proteins encoded together in one Coregonus clupeaformis isolate EN_2021a chromosome 30, ASM2061545v1, whole genome shotgun sequence window:
- the LOC121545535 gene encoding coiled-coil domain-containing protein 22-like isoform X1 — protein MTSEKCVCDTNGKLTPCTCTSCSVCLQRDVGEDVQSVKRFSSELIVEAVVKCLRVIDPALGSGLSPSLPLSMSARFRVGMSLAQACQDLGYKGEIGYQTFLYSNEPEIRSLLMFLVEKLPRESAEALDQPAGKSVLLQKLIAAQIKAQLALPWLPPSCRLPLLCKTQNPGPSHSFHSQTLSLPHCLKVPGKKQLKEEKDYHRDFLPPVTAQPSQHASVPASLLELHAEELSAAQEWENEWNSQGLLSRLTPEEYRSRKRARLHKRIEEQLRAAAQPRPDILCAHRSGSDLTELLQSFGGSTLGGDILAKGTRFTHTEKFTFTQEPAKASQQMAAAASSRPSSHQSEEDLQARQQEELASLQQQLQQLSLSLEEVGGDMRQLTVSILQVSDELKQKELSNAEKEDSVRMKKQTIDLMPDVENNLAKLQALVEGSAKRVVNLATQWEKRRAPLIDEHRRLKELCSNQEIESSRKLSEIKELHNKIRQSAEESKKKEGLYKQLITEFENLPKDVSRSAYTARILEIVGNIRKQKEEITKILSDTKELQKEINSLTGKLDRTFAVTDELVFKDAKKDESVRKSYKYLAALHENCTQLIQTIEDTGTIMREIRDLEEQIETENGKKTVSNLEKILEDYKAIRQENSALAAKIREA, from the exons ATGACTagtgagaagtgtgtgtgtgacacaaatGGGAAGTTAACTCCGTGCACCTGCACCTCATGCTCTGTGTGTTTGCAAAGGGACGTGGGGGAGGATGTGCAGAGTGTGAAGCGCTTCTCCAGTGAGCTCATAGTGGAGGCGGTAGTGAAATGTCTGCGAGTGATCGACCCGGCCCTGGGGAGCGGCCTGTCCCCCTCCTTACCCCTCAGCATGTCTGCCCGCTTCCGAGTAGGCATGAGCCTGGCACAAGCCTGTCAG GACCTTGGCTACAAGGGAGAGATTGGCTACCAGACCTTTCTTTACAGCAATGAGCCAGAGATCCGCTCCCTGCTCATGTTCCTGGTGGAGAAGCTGCCCAGAGAAAGTGCTGAGGCCTTGGACCAACCAGCAG GTAAATCGGTCCTCCTCCAGAAATTGATAGCTGCCCAGATCAAAGCTCAGCTGGCCTTGCCCTGGCTCCCTCCATCCTGCAGACTACCCCTCCTCTGTAAAACACAG AACCCAGGACCGTCCCACAGTTTCCACTCTCAGACCCTTAGTTTACCGCACTGCCTCAAAGTGCCTGGGAAAAAGCAATTGAAAG AGGAAAAGGACTACCACAGGGACTTTCTTCCCCCTGTGACTGCCCAGCCGTCGCAGCATGCCTCAGTGCCGGCCTCCCTGCTGGAGCTGCATGCAGAGGAGCTTAGTGCCGCCCAGGAGTGGGAAAATGAGTGGAACAGCCAAGGCCTCCTCTCCCGCCTCACCCCCGag GAATATCGCTCCAGGAAGCGCGCCCGTCTGCATAAGCGTATCGAAGAGCAGCTGCGCGCTGCGGCCCAGCCTCGCCCGGACATACTCTGTGCCCACAGGTCGGGCTCTGATCTCACAGAGCTTCTGCAGTCCTTCGGGGGCTCCACCCTCGGTGGTGACATCCTCGCCAAGGGCACCCGCTTCACTCACACCGAGAAATTCACTTTCACACAG gagccTGCGAAAGCCTCCCAGCAGATGGCAGCAGCGGCCAGCTCCCGCCCCAGCTCGCATCAGTCGGAGGAGGACCTGCAGGCCCGACAGCAGGAGGAGCTGGCCTCCCTGCAGCAGCAGCTCCAGCAGCTCTCCCTCAGCCTAGAGGAGGTGGGCGGAGACATGAGGCAGCTCACCGTATCCATACTTCAG GTGTCAGATGAGCTGAAGCAAAAAGAGCTGAGCAACGCGGAGAAGGAGGACTCTGTGCGGATGAAGAAGCAGACCATTGACCTGATGCCTGACGTAGAGAACAACCTGGCCAAGCTGCAGGCCCTGGTGGAGGGAAGTGCCAAGCGAGTGGTCAACCTTGCCACTCAGTGGGAGAAACGCAGAGCTCCGCTCATCGATGAGCACCGCAGGCTCAAGGAGCTCTGCAGCAACCAAGAG ATTGAGTCCTCCAGAAAGCTATCTGAAATCAAAGAGCTTCACAACAAAATCCGTCAATCTGCGGAGGAGTCCAAGAAGAAGGAGGGACTGTATAAACAACTG ATAACAGAGTTTGAGAATCTCCCGAAAGATGTCTCCCGCTCAGCGTACACTGCGAGGATCCTGGAGATCGTTGGCAACATCAGGAAACAGAAGGAAGAAATTACAAAG ATTCTGTCTGACACTAAGGAGCTGCAGAAAGAGATTAACAGCCTGACTGGGAAACTGGACCGAACGTTCGCTGTGACTGATGAACTGGTTTTCAAG GATGCGAAGAAAGACGAATCTGTCCGCAAATCCTACAAGTACCTGGCAGCCTTACATGAG AACTGCACTCAGTTGATCCAAACTATTGAGGACACGGGCACAATCATGAGAGAGATCCGAGACCTGGAGGAACAG ATTGAAACTGAGAATGGTAAGAAGACTGTAAGCAACCTGGAGAAGATCCTGGAGGACTACAAAGCCATTCGCCAGGAGAACTCTGCTCTGGCTGCCAAGATCAGAGAGGCCTGA
- the LOC121545535 gene encoding coiled-coil domain-containing protein 22-like isoform X2, with the protein MEEVDKILIHSLRQTGTDVGEDVQSVKRFSSELIVEAVVKCLRVIDPALGSGLSPSLPLSMSARFRVGMSLAQACQDLGYKGEIGYQTFLYSNEPEIRSLLMFLVEKLPRESAEALDQPAGKSVLLQKLIAAQIKAQLALPWLPPSCRLPLLCKTQNPGPSHSFHSQTLSLPHCLKVPGKKQLKEEKDYHRDFLPPVTAQPSQHASVPASLLELHAEELSAAQEWENEWNSQGLLSRLTPEEYRSRKRARLHKRIEEQLRAAAQPRPDILCAHRSGSDLTELLQSFGGSTLGGDILAKGTRFTHTEKFTFTQEPAKASQQMAAAASSRPSSHQSEEDLQARQQEELASLQQQLQQLSLSLEEVGGDMRQLTVSILQVSDELKQKELSNAEKEDSVRMKKQTIDLMPDVENNLAKLQALVEGSAKRVVNLATQWEKRRAPLIDEHRRLKELCSNQEIESSRKLSEIKELHNKIRQSAEESKKKEGLYKQLITEFENLPKDVSRSAYTARILEIVGNIRKQKEEITKILSDTKELQKEINSLTGKLDRTFAVTDELVFKDAKKDESVRKSYKYLAALHENCTQLIQTIEDTGTIMREIRDLEEQIETENGKKTVSNLEKILEDYKAIRQENSALAAKIREA; encoded by the exons ATGGAGGAAGTTGATAAGATTTTAATTCACTCGCTTAGACAGACCGGCAC GGACGTGGGGGAGGATGTGCAGAGTGTGAAGCGCTTCTCCAGTGAGCTCATAGTGGAGGCGGTAGTGAAATGTCTGCGAGTGATCGACCCGGCCCTGGGGAGCGGCCTGTCCCCCTCCTTACCCCTCAGCATGTCTGCCCGCTTCCGAGTAGGCATGAGCCTGGCACAAGCCTGTCAG GACCTTGGCTACAAGGGAGAGATTGGCTACCAGACCTTTCTTTACAGCAATGAGCCAGAGATCCGCTCCCTGCTCATGTTCCTGGTGGAGAAGCTGCCCAGAGAAAGTGCTGAGGCCTTGGACCAACCAGCAG GTAAATCGGTCCTCCTCCAGAAATTGATAGCTGCCCAGATCAAAGCTCAGCTGGCCTTGCCCTGGCTCCCTCCATCCTGCAGACTACCCCTCCTCTGTAAAACACAG AACCCAGGACCGTCCCACAGTTTCCACTCTCAGACCCTTAGTTTACCGCACTGCCTCAAAGTGCCTGGGAAAAAGCAATTGAAAG AGGAAAAGGACTACCACAGGGACTTTCTTCCCCCTGTGACTGCCCAGCCGTCGCAGCATGCCTCAGTGCCGGCCTCCCTGCTGGAGCTGCATGCAGAGGAGCTTAGTGCCGCCCAGGAGTGGGAAAATGAGTGGAACAGCCAAGGCCTCCTCTCCCGCCTCACCCCCGag GAATATCGCTCCAGGAAGCGCGCCCGTCTGCATAAGCGTATCGAAGAGCAGCTGCGCGCTGCGGCCCAGCCTCGCCCGGACATACTCTGTGCCCACAGGTCGGGCTCTGATCTCACAGAGCTTCTGCAGTCCTTCGGGGGCTCCACCCTCGGTGGTGACATCCTCGCCAAGGGCACCCGCTTCACTCACACCGAGAAATTCACTTTCACACAG gagccTGCGAAAGCCTCCCAGCAGATGGCAGCAGCGGCCAGCTCCCGCCCCAGCTCGCATCAGTCGGAGGAGGACCTGCAGGCCCGACAGCAGGAGGAGCTGGCCTCCCTGCAGCAGCAGCTCCAGCAGCTCTCCCTCAGCCTAGAGGAGGTGGGCGGAGACATGAGGCAGCTCACCGTATCCATACTTCAG GTGTCAGATGAGCTGAAGCAAAAAGAGCTGAGCAACGCGGAGAAGGAGGACTCTGTGCGGATGAAGAAGCAGACCATTGACCTGATGCCTGACGTAGAGAACAACCTGGCCAAGCTGCAGGCCCTGGTGGAGGGAAGTGCCAAGCGAGTGGTCAACCTTGCCACTCAGTGGGAGAAACGCAGAGCTCCGCTCATCGATGAGCACCGCAGGCTCAAGGAGCTCTGCAGCAACCAAGAG ATTGAGTCCTCCAGAAAGCTATCTGAAATCAAAGAGCTTCACAACAAAATCCGTCAATCTGCGGAGGAGTCCAAGAAGAAGGAGGGACTGTATAAACAACTG ATAACAGAGTTTGAGAATCTCCCGAAAGATGTCTCCCGCTCAGCGTACACTGCGAGGATCCTGGAGATCGTTGGCAACATCAGGAAACAGAAGGAAGAAATTACAAAG ATTCTGTCTGACACTAAGGAGCTGCAGAAAGAGATTAACAGCCTGACTGGGAAACTGGACCGAACGTTCGCTGTGACTGATGAACTGGTTTTCAAG GATGCGAAGAAAGACGAATCTGTCCGCAAATCCTACAAGTACCTGGCAGCCTTACATGAG AACTGCACTCAGTTGATCCAAACTATTGAGGACACGGGCACAATCATGAGAGAGATCCGAGACCTGGAGGAACAG ATTGAAACTGAGAATGGTAAGAAGACTGTAAGCAACCTGGAGAAGATCCTGGAGGACTACAAAGCCATTCGCCAGGAGAACTCTGCTCTGGCTGCCAAGATCAGAGAGGCCTGA